The genomic segment TGGATGTCCCAGTCCTGGGAAAGATCCAGCACCCGGCACCGCGCCAGATCGACTACCATCGAGCGACTCCTTCGTACTCACTCGCAACCGTAGGAAACAGCCTCTCTCAGGCTTCTTCGACGAAGGCGACGACCCGGCAGAACGCCGCCTCGCCCCCTTTGAACAGCCATGGGAAGACACCCAGCGTCAAGCGCCGGTTGTGCAGCTCCTTCCGCCCGATCTCCCCACCGAGGTTTTCGACATGGATACAGTCATGCGGGAACAGCGCGTTGTGCGTCAGCTGGTAATGCTCCTCCGGAAACAGCTCGGCCAGCTTGTCACCGAACTTGCGCTCGCAGATCGTTCGAACCTTCTTCCACTGCTCGAGTCCGCCGCGCCCCAGGAACCGACCGATCGGCAGGTTCATCGGGTGGTCGGTGGAGACCATATCGACACCCCAGATCTTGATCTTCTTGGCGATGAGCCAGTCCACGATCGACGGATGCGGACCAGGGTGCCGGAGAAGGTACTTTTCCTCGTCCGGTTCCTCACCGAACTGCGCATAGCGGTGCCAGCCGGTGTGGATGAAAAGGATATCGCCTTCGCGGACTTCGACCCGCTGCTCGATCATCTCGGGCGTGAAGATGTCGAGCTCGTCGAGCATGTCCGACAGGTCGACGATAACTCCCGGCCCGTACAGCCAGTCGAGCGGAATCTGGTCGATCGTCTTCCCACCGGTGATGAAGTGACGCGGTGCATCGAGGTGCGTGCCCATGTGATTCGAGGTCATGATGTATTGCGCGTTGACCCCATGCTCCGCCTTGCGCTTGATGTACTTGACCTCGAACGGTGGATAGAACGGCCAGAATGAGACTTCCTGGTTGAGCGGTTGTGAGAGATCGTACAACTTGACTTTACCCATCGCGCCTTCCCCTTCCCTCCGCACTGATCCCATACTGCTCTCCAGCTCGTTTCGTGCGTTGGCGCATCAGCCCTCCGCAGGATGCGTCAGACGCCAGATCGTATCCGGATCGAGCGGCATTCGCGTGATCCGCACCCCGAAGGGTTGCAAGGCATCCTCGACTGCCGCGGCGAACACGGCCGGCATGGGGATCGCTCCGGCCTCCCCGACTCCTTTGACACCGATCGGATTGAGCGGTGAGGGCGTCTCCTGATGTGCGACCTCGATGCGCGGTATTTCCATCGCTGTCGGCATCAAGAAGTCCATGAAGCTCGCGTTCAACAATTGCCCGTTCTCGTCGTAATGGAGCTTCTCGTAGAAGGCTCCGCCGATTCCCTGGGCGATCCCACCGTGCACCTGTCCCTCGACGACCAGCGGGTTGATCAGCTTGCCGCAGTCGTGCACGACCCAGAGCTTGCGGAAGACGACTTGACCGGTGTCGATATCCACTTCGACCAGCGCCCCCACTGCACCGCTCGCCCACGTCGCATGTGGGGGAGAGTAGTACTCCGTCGCCTCCAGCGCCGGCTGGCGTCCGGGCGGGAGTGCTGGCCCTGTCCAGGGACGCGGTCGGACCACGAGATCGCCGGAGTAGGCGTACCGCAACGGGTTCGCCAACTGCGCCACCTGTGCCCAGGTGAAACCGCGTTCCGGTGCGCCGCGGACGAATACCCGGCCGTCCTCGACGACCAAGTCCTCCGGCGCGACCTCGAGCTCTTCGGCCACCAGCGCGAGGCCCTGCTCGCGCACCTTACGAGCGGCCAAGGCAACGGCGCTCCCGCACACCACCGCGCTCCGGCTCGCATAGGTCCCCGAGCCGAACTGGAAATGCTCCGTATCGCCCTCGTAGACCTGCACGGACTCGAGCGGGACCTGCAGCTCCTCCGCCACGATCTGAGCCAGGATCGTCTTGTGCGCCTGCCCCTGCTGCGGCATCCCAGTGGCCACGTACACCTGTCCGGTCGGCTCGATCCGAACCGTCGCCCCCTCGTACGGCCCGATACCGGTACCCTCGACGTAGCAGGCGATGCCGACCCCGACGTATCGCCCCTCCGCCCGCAGACGCGGGAGTTCCTCCTGGATCAGGCGCTGGTAGTCCATGCGCTCGAGCAGCAGGTCGAGCATACCGGGATAGTTACCGCTGTCGTAACGGGTCGGCGCCCCGTCCTGGAAGATCAGTCCCACATCGTAGGGAAACTCGTCCGGCTGGATGAAGTTGCGGCGTCGGACTTCCGCGCGGTCGAGCCCGAGCTCATCCGCTACGCGATCCAGCAGCCGTTCCATGACGAAGCAGGCATGGGGACGGCCAGCACCACGGTAGGGGCTGACCGGGACGGTATTGGAATAGACAGCGCGAAACTCGACGTGGTAGTTGGGAACTTTGTACGGTCCGGGCAATTGGCACGCCGTGATGATCGGCACGATGATGCCATAGGGCGTGTAGGCACCGGCATCGTGGAGGAAGCGGTCGCGGATCCCGAGGATGCGTCCCTCGGCATCGACGGCGATCTCGGCTTCGTGGATTTGTAGTCGCTCGTGGTTGGTCCCCACGAAGTGCTCGAGGCGATCTTCCGCCCATTTCACCGGCCGGCCGAGAATCATGGCGGCATAGGGAATCAGCACTTCTTCCGGATAGACCATGATCTTGCAGCCGAACCCACCACCGACGTCCGGCGCGATGACTCGAACCTGTGTCGGCGCGAGACCGAACAGTGCTGCCAGCGCATTCCGGATCACGATAGGGGCCTGCGTGGTATCCCAGACCTCGAGGACCGCTTCTTCGCCCGGATTCCATGTCGGCCAGAACCGCACGTGTCTCGATCGGCATACCGGCGCTGCGCTCGATCACGAGGCGTTCGCGAAAGACGTGTGCCGCCTCGGCGAACGCCCGTTCCGGATCCCCGACGATTCCCACGTAGTGTGCCGCGACGTTCGTCCCCAGCTCTTCGTGCACCAGCGGTGCTCCAGGCTGTACTGCACGCTCGATATCGACGACCGGCGGCAGCTCCTCCCACTCCACGACGATCGCCTCCAGGGCGTCTTCCGCAGCATACCGGCTCTCGGCGATCACCATTGCCACCGGCTCGCCGACATGGTTGACCTCGTCCCTGGCCAGTGCATAGCGCGTATACGGGTGCGTGAGGTCCGGATGCGGAATGAGCAACGGCATCCGGCGCTGGCAGGGTCCGATGTCCTGGTAGGTCCAGACGGCGACGACACCCGGCGTCGCCCGCGCCGCTGTCACGTCAATCGAGCGGATCCGCGCATGCGCGAGTGGGCTCCGCAGGAACGCGACGTGCAGTTGCCCTGGCAGGTCGATGTCGTCGACGTAGCGACCGTGCCCCGTCAGCAAGCGCGGATCCTCAGCCCGCTTGACCGGTTCACCGAAGAAACGGGTCGGCATGGTTCGCCTCCAACCCTCGTCAGCTCGATCGCAACAGCTGTGCCGCGTACCGTGCCGCTTCGACGATGTTCTGATACCCGGTGCAGCGACAGAGATTGCCGGAGATCGCCTCGCGGATCTCTTCCTCTGTCGGATCGGGGTGCTCCGCGAGAAACGCTTTCAGGACCATCAACATACCGGGCGTGCAATAGCCGCACTGGAGCCCATGCTTTTCCCAGAAGGCGCGCTGCAGGGGATGCAGTTCGCCGTCGCGCGGTGCCAGTCCCTCGACTGTCTCGATCGCGTGCCCGTCGACCTGCACCGCGAACAGTAGACAGCTCCGCACCGGCTCACCGTCGAGGAGCACGGTGCAGGCACCGCACACCCCGTGCTCGCAGCCGACGTGCGTGCCGGTCAGGCCGAGCTCGTGGCGCAAGAAATCGGACAGGAGCAGGCGCGCTTCGACATCGCGCTCGTAGACGGCCCCATTCACAGTGACCCGGATCGTCCGGCGTTCCGTACCCACCGCACTCATCGGTTCATCCCTTCCAGCGCTCGCTGTGCCGCCAATGCCAGTGCCCGCTCGGCGAGGACGCCAGCGACGAAGCGTCGATACGCTGCCGAGGCGTGGATATCGCTGGTCGGATCCAGTTCTTCTCGGACAGCAGCCGCTGCGGCACGCCAGGTCTCGGGAGCCAGCGGCTGCCCGCGCAAAGCCGCCTCAGCCGAGCGCGCACGCACCGGTGTCCCGCTCACCCCGATAAAACTCAGTCGCGCATCCTCGATCGTCCGTCCATCGTCCGACAGCGTCACCACTGCGCCGATTCCGACCAAGGCATAGTCACCGTGTCGGCGCGCGACTTCCAGCCAGGCGGTCCCGCTCCGGGTCGGAAGGACCGGAAAACGGACGGCGGTCACGAGTTCGTCCGCTGCGGCAACGGTCGTCAAGAGATCGACGAAGAACTCGCCCGCTGGTACCACCCGCTGGCCGTTTCGACTCCGCAGCTCGACCGCACCGTCGAGCGCCACCAGCACCCCTGGGAGCTCAGCCGCTGGGTCAGCATGCGCGATACTCCCTCCGACCGTGCCCCGCGTGCGGATCGGAAGATGGCCGACGTAGCGGATCGCTTCTGCCAGCAACGGCTGGTACTGTGCTACCGACGGCGACCGTTCCACGGCTCGGTGCCGCGTCATCGCCTTGACGCGCAGGAAACCGTTCTCGAGCTCGATCCCGTCCAGTTCGGCTATCCTGTTGAGATCGACGAGGACGCTCGGTCGGGCCAGGCGCATGTTCAGCATGGGAACGAGACTCTGGCCACCGGCCAGTGGCTTCGCCTCGTCGCCGAGGTCAGCAAGAAGGGCGAGTGCTTCCTCGAGGCTCTCCGGTGCTGTGTAGCGAAAGCGCGGTGGCTTCATGGACGATCCCCTCACTCCTGCTCGTCCGACACGTTATTCTCCAGCGACTCCCCGTGCGCGCCCCTCGCCTCCTGAGTCCAGCGGGAGTACCGGCACCGCACTGCGACGTCCCTCTCTCCGTCTGGTCGCGAGCCCGGTCGTGCCGCTCGTCTTCGGACCTCCGCGCGAGCTGCGGGCCGTCGCGGCCTACCCGCGCGCAGTCTACCTGACCGACGGCTCGCGGTGGGTCTCGCTGGTCACACCAGGCGCCTTGCTCCCACCCGACGGCCTCCACTTGGAGGCCCAGGACGACCTGTCGGTACGCGTACCACCGGGTGCGATCGTGCGGATCGGCCGCGGCCGGCTCGAACTCCCCAGCGGCTCGGCACTCGTGGCGACTCCAGCGACGCGCCTGTGGCTCCCGGTAGTCCGTCCCGGCAATCGTCCAAGGCGATGCTCGATGCAGCTCGCGGCTGCGTTGCTGTGCGACCTGCCGCCGCAGCCCCCAGTCGCCGATCCCTTCGCCCTGCGCGTTACGCCCCGGCTCCACACACTGTACGGTGCGGTGCTGCGCAGCCTGTCGCAGGAACGGATGGACGAGGCGATCCAGCATGTCGTGACACTGGCCGGTCTCGGCCCCGGACTCACGCCGCTCGGCGACGACGTACTCGCTGGCATGCTCCTCGCACTCTCGCTGCTTGCACCTTACTTGCCGGAAAACTGGCTCAGCTACCGGTACGATCTGGCGGTCGCGGCTGCCGCTCGAACCACCGGCCGCAGCGCGAGTTGGCTCCAGCTGGCTGGGAACGGCGCGTTCGCTCGTCCCTTCCTGGTCTTCGGCCGCGCGCTCCAGCGGTGCGACCGGCGTCACGCTCCAGCGCTCCTCAGGCACGTCCTCGCTACCGGTTCCACCTCCGGCTGGGGCGTCGCCTACGGTCTGCTGACGACCTACCGCGAACTCGGCTCCCTGGTTGGTCTCGAATAACGCGAGGTTCGCCTTCGATCGCATGCAGAACCCGTCTCGATCGCTGTCGGGTGAGCGAAACACCGCACCCACTCGCTGCTCGTGCCCAGTCGGTTGAGAAAAGCAACGATCCATGCCATCGACTCCTTGCCGATGGCGCGAACGAGACCGCTGTTCGTTGGCCGAAAAAGCCGAGAGGAGCTCGTCGCGGAGCTCCTCTTGCCCTCGGGCGACGCGAGCAGTATAGTCTGGGCGAGTCGAGCGTGTCAACGAGCCGGGTCTCGTCTTCTCGCCGATCGTGTTAGGAGGGTAGTCCCGGGAACGCGGCTCACCAGAGAGATCAGCAGTCGAGTGGCCAGCCTGGAAACTGCTCCAGGTTGGCCTGGCTACTTTTTTTGGAGCGAGGAGGGAGCGATGATCGTTCGCCTGCACGTCGAGCCGAATGCGTATTTCGACTCCGTCGCGCTCATGGCGGTGGCAGCTGCGGCCAATCGCCGCGCTGGCGTCGACCTGGCTGCGCTGGTGATGGGTACGAGCGCGAACCTGGAACTCTTGCGTGATTCGGGTATTTGGGACGCGCGACTCGAGCAGGTGGGACCGAACGACCTCGTGATTGCTGTTCGCGCAGAGGATGAAGAGACAGCGCTCGCCGCGATCCAGTTCGCGCTGGAGGAACTGTGGCGAGCGACGCCGGTCCGGCAGGTCGCGGACACGACCATCGTCCCTCGCACTCTCCGCGGCGCGCTCCGTCTCGCCCCACAGGCGCAGGTCGTGGCTGTCTCGGTTCCTGGTCCGTATGCACCGATCGAAGCCGAGGAAGCACTCCGGGCCGGCCGTCACGTCTTTCTCTTCAGCGACAACGTTCCGATCGACGAAGAGGTGCGGCTGAAGCGGTTAGCCTCCGAACTCGGGTTACTGCTCATGGGACCCGACTGCGGCACTGCCTCCATCGCGGGACTCGGTCTCGGCTTCATGAATGCGGTCCGCCGTGGGCCGATCGGCATCGTCGCGGCGGCTGGCACCGGGCTACAACAAGTGGCTTCGCTCATCGATTGGTTCGGTTCGGGAATCAGCCATGGGATCGGTACCGGCGGACGCGACCTCGACGAGCGCGTCGGCGGCCTGACGATGGCAGCCGGACTCGCAGCGCTCGCCAGCGATCCGTCGACCGAGGTGATCGTCCTCATCTCCAAGCCTCCTGCCCCGGCTGTGGGCCAGCGCATCCTCGATCAGGCAGCTCACTGCGGAAAACCGGTCGTCGCTTGCTTCGTCGGCGGGACTGCGGAGGAGCGTACCGACGTGCAGGTGACCCGCGACCTGACGGAAGCAGCACGACTCGCCGTCCACCTCGCGACCGGCCAACCGGTCGACACCTTGGACGTACCGGGCATGGCGGAGGCACGCACTCGTCTGGCCACTGAACGGTTGCACCTGGCACCGGAACAGCGCTTCCTGCGCGGCCTCTACAGCGGCGGCACGCTCTGCGACGAGGCGATGACCATCCTGATGCCGAAGATCGGTGCCATCCATTCCAACGTTCCGTTGCGACCGGAATGGCGGCTCGCCGATCCCCACTGGAGCACAGGCCACACTTTCGTCGACCTCGGCTCGGACGAGTTCACGGTCGGTCGCCCGCATCCGATGATCGACCAGACGATCCGGATCGAGCGTCTGTTGCGCGAGGCCGACGATCCGACTGTCGCTGGGATCGTCCTCGACGTCGTCCTCGGTTACGGCGCCGCCGCCGATCCCGCCGCTGAACTCGCGCCGGTTATCGCTGAGGCACGGGCCCGAGCCCAAGCGACCGGACGTGCCCTACCGGTCATCGTCGCACTGATCGGCACGCGCTCCGACCCGCAAGGCTTCGATCGGCAACGCGAACGACTGGAAGCCGTGGGGGCCATCGTCGTCCCCAGTAATGCCGCCGCTGCAGAACTCGCCGCCCAGTTGGCGCGGTGAAACGGGAGGAGGAGTGAACGATGAGCGAGCAGATCCGCGCGTTGTTGCAGGACAAACCGAATGTGATCAACGTCGGGCTCGAACTGTTCGCGCAAGCGGTCCGCCAACAGGGCGGCGCTGTCCAATCGGTGGACTGGAAGCCACCGTTGGTCGAGCCAGCCCGGGGCGCACTTCCGCTCTTCAACGATCCATTAATCGCTGCGGCGAACCAGGACGCAGTGACCCGGATGATGCGCGCCCAGCCGGTGGTCGTCGGTGTCGCCCGGGCCCGCGACGTCATCCCCGGTATGACCGAGCGCACGTTCCTCCACGCCGGACCGCCGATCGACTGGCAGCACGCTTCCGGCCCCTTACGTGGAGCGCTGATCGGTGGCATGCTGTTCGAAGGTTTCGCCACCACGCCGGAAGAGGCGATCCGCAAACTCGAATCCGGCTACATCGAACTCGCTCCCAACCACGAGCACAGTGCGGTCGGTCCGATGGCCGGTGTGATCACGCCGTCCATGCCGGTGTACATCGCGGTCAATGCCAGCGGTGAGAACCGCGCCTACACCAACTTCAACGAAGGCATCGGTAAGGTGATGCGGATGGGAGCCTACGCGCCCGAAGTCATCGACCGGTTGCGCTGGATCAGTACAGTGCTGGCGCCGCTGGTGGGCCGAGCGCTCGAGCGGAGTGGCGGCATCGACTTGCGGAACATCATCGCCCAGGCACTGCAGATGGGCGACGAGTGTCACAATCGCAACAAGGCCGCGACATCGCTCTTCTATCGCGAGATCGCACCCTACCTGGTCGAATGCGATGCGCCGACTTCCGACATCGCCGCGGTGCTGCGCTTTATCAACGCCAACGACCACTTCTTCGTCAACCTGGCGATGGTCGCTGCGAAGGTGATGGCTGATGCCGCACACGATGTGCCGGGTAGCACGCTGGTGACCACGCTGTCACGGAACGGGACGGAGTTCGGTATTCGGGTCTCCGGCCTCGGGAATCGCTGGTTCACTGGCCCGGCCAACGTGCCGCGCGGTCTCTACTTCGCCGGTTTCGGACCGGACGACGCCAACCCTGACATCGGCGACAGCGCCATAACCGAGACAGCTGGCTTCGGTGGTTTCGCGCTGGCCGGTGCCCCCGCCATCGTCCAGTTCATCGGCGGCACTCCGGTCGATGCAGTTCGTGCGACGCTCGAGATGTACGAGATCACGGTCGCCGAGCACGAGATTTTCCGCATCCCAGCGCTGGATTTCCGTGGCACCCCCGTCGGCATCGACCTCCGTGCTGTCATCCGCAGTGGCGTTCTCCCCGTCATCGATACCGGGATCGCGCACCGCGAACCGGGCATCGGGCAGGTCGGAGCCGGAATCGTTCGCCCTCCGGAGCGTTGTTTCGTCGAGGCGTATCGGGCCGTCGAACGAGCGTACCTCACCGGAACCTTTCGGAACGCCGAAGCCACCGAAAGGAGCAGGTGATGAAGCGCCTCGTCGTCGCGCTCGGTGGAAACGCCATCATTCAGGCGGGACAGCGCGGTACCGCGGAGGAGCAGCAAGCGAATGTCGATCTCACCTGCCGTCAGCTCGCCGAACTGGTCGCAGCTGGTTACGAACTGATCATCACTCACGGGAACGGCCCGCAGGTGGGCAACTTGCTCGTCAAGAACGAGCTCGCCCGCGAAGTCGTCCCGCCCGTCCCTCTCCACTGGTGCGTCGCCCAAACGCAAGCGACGATCGGCTTCATGATCCAGCAGGCACTCGGGGCTGAACTGCAGCAGCGCGGTATCGAGCGCGTCGTGGCGACGCTGGTCACCCGTACCGAGGTGAGTCCGGACGACCCCGCCTGGCGTGAGCCGACCAAGCCGATCGGACTCTACTACCCGGAAGAACGCGCTCGCGCGATCATGGCTGCGACCGGTCAGGTCTGGAAGCCTCAGGGATCGCGCGGCTGGCGGCGCGTCGTGCCGTCACCCGACCCGATCGCCATCGTCGATCGGCCAGCGATCGAGCTGCTCCTGGGGGCAGGGGCGATCGTCGTGGCCTGCGGCGGTGGCGGAATACCGGTCGTCCGTCGCACTGACGGGCGTTACGAGGGCGTCGAGGCAGTCATCGACAAGGATCTGGCCGCTGCGCTCCTCGCACACGAACTCGGCGCGGACGCACTCGTTATTCTCACGGACGTTCCCTCCGTCATGCTCTACTACGGAACTCCGGAGGCGCGTCCGCTCGAGAAGGTGACGGTCGAGGAGCTACGCCGCTATCAGGCCGATGGGCACTTCGCCTCCGGCAGTATGGGCCCGAAAGTCGAAGCAGCGATCCGCTTCGTCAGCAGGAAGCCGGGCCGGCGCGCGGTCATCGCGGCTCTCGACCACGCGCGCGAGGCGGTCGAGGGGAGAAGCGGGACACAAGTCATCGGTTGACCCGGTACCAGCGAGAAAGAACCGGGTACAGAACGGCCAGAATGCGATCGTCCGGCACTACTGGTTCTTCTGCACTCTTGTGCCCCATCATCGGACGGTCGATGCTCCTCGGTAGCGAGGAGGGCGGCCGTTGCGGAACACGAACACGTCGATTCTCCGGCCGATTCCGAGAGCGCCAGGCGCGTACCGAACCACCCGTGACGGTACGCGCCGTCGCGGTACCTGGAGCGGCGTGGCCGCTTTCCTCCGATACACCACGGCGTTGCTTCTGCTCGGCGGTGTGCTCCTCGTCCTCGCGCTCAGCTGGCGTGGCCAGTCAGAAGCCATCACCAGCCCGGTGTTGCTCGGTCGGTATGACGAGGCGAGGCTTCACGCGCTCGCGACGGACGGACTGAGCGTCGCTTTCGTCCGGTCTTCGGGAGAGACCGAAACGCTGACCGTGCGTCCCATCGACCAACCGGACGAGCGCATCCTGGCGGTCACGCCCGGCCACATCGCTGTCGTCGCCGTCTCTGGTGACGTCGTGGCCTGGCAAGAACACGACTGCGAAAGCTGTCCTGGCCGCCTTCAGGTTCGCCGCTGGACGGACGGTCAGGACATCACGCGTGCCAGCACGAACGACGAGCGGTTGCCAGTGCTGTGGCAGCGTTGGCTCGCCTGGGTATCTCGGAACGGGCATGACCGCGTGTACGCTGCCGATCTCTCGAGCCCACAGCGGACGGTCGTCGTGGCAGCAGTGGGGAGTGACGACGTCACGATTCGTTCTATCCAGTTGAACGACGGCCGACTCTCTTGGCTCGAAGTCTCGACCGGAGACACCTGGCGCATTCGGACACAGCCGGTTGCCTCACCGGGCGAGACGGCGACGCTCCTGGAAGGGGACGGTGCACCGCCTGCGTTTCTCGTTGCCGGCGACACGATCGTGACCATCACTGACGCGATGACGGTTCGGAACCGTGACCGGGTACTGCAACTCGGTAGCCCACCGAGGCCTGCTCTGGTCGCCAGCGATGGCCAGTACCTGTTCTGGCTAGATTCGTCACCTCCGGGTCAGACCGCGCCGGCGATCGTCGCCTTCGATACCGAGAGCAGGAGTCGCTTCATCGCTGTACCAGAGGCAGGAGACATCGAGGCGCTCGCTGCTGGCGGTGGTTGGCTGATCTGGTCGGAACGTACGAAGGCGGGCAGCGTCCTCTGGGGTGCACCACTCGTCGACCTCCTGCCGACTGCACCTCGTTCCGCGCCGGAAGGGGAAAATCCGCACTGGCGCTACTTTCCCGAAACAGGCCACTATCTTGCCAATGGTTTCCGCCGTTTCTGGGAGCACTACGGTGGAGTCGAACTCTTCGGCTATCCGATTTCCGAAGAGTTCGACGAACTGGATCCTGAAACCGGGCAGTTCCGGACGGTCCAGTATTTCGAGCGTGCCCGCTTCGTCTGGGCCCCCGCCGACGCTGCTTCTCTCGATGGCGTCGTGCTCGACCGCCTCGGTGTCGAGCTCGCCGAGCAGCTCGGCCTGACCCAGACTCGTGCGTTCCGTGTACCGAACACCGCCACATTCTCGCCGGGCGCCTGCCGTCGATTCGAGGAGACAGGTCATACGCTATGTGGGGGGTTCTTGGCTGCCTGGCAGCGCAGCGGAGAGTTCCTCGCACCTGGCAAAACCCTCTCCAGCGAGGAAGCAGCTGTTCGCTTCACCGGACTTCCCATCAGCGAACCGATCGCCTTGCCCGACGGGTCGATAGCCCAGTACTTCGAACGAGCTCGCCTCGAGTATCGAAGCGGACGCGATGGAGGCGGGTTCGTCGAGCGCGGTCGCATCGGTGCCGAGATCTTGCGCGAGCGCGGCTGGCTACCCTAGATCAGCACTCGGCGTGCCGACGCCCCACTGGATCGTCTGGCCCAGACAATGCTGGGCTCCACTCGATCAGCCCCGAGCCGTTCGCCTACTGAATACCGCATACGCTGCTCACCTGGCTACACTTCGCTCCGTGCGCCCCCACGTGACAGCGACGTGCACACTCGGTATGCTCGACACTGTCGAGTACCGGCGGGGGAGGGAACCGAGATGGTGTTCCAAGATCCGTATTTCCACGCGTTCCGTCGCAAACTCGCCGCCACGCCATACGAGGAGGCCCGACGGCGCCTCACGACGCAACTCCAAGCGGCTGCACGCACGATAGCGCGGCCGCCGCACCTCTCAGCGGACGAGATCGAGCAGCGTGAGCGCTGGCTCTATCGCGAGGGACTCGATCTCTACCTCCCTATCTTGCGCACGGTCTACCGAGCCATCGCGCGCGAGGTCGCCGCCGGGCTCGTCGAGCCGGAGGACCTCGATGCTGAAGAGCTCGCCTTCGCTACCTATCAGCGTGCACTCGACGAGATCCGGCGCCTGCCGCACCTCCCGCGTGACCGTTTCGCCTGGCTGCGCCACTTGGCACGGGACACCGTGCACCGTGTCGCACTGGAGCGACACAGCCAGCGCCACCGTCCATCCGAGACGCGCACGCCCCCGGCTCCGCAAGAGCATCGGCCACCCAGCCAGCCGGTCCTGGCACGACTCGAAGCAGTGTTCGGGGATCCCGATCTCCCGCTCCCGGACGATCTGCTGCAGGACGAGGCAGCACGGCGAATACTCGATTCCTTGCTCGAGCGACTTCCCGACCAGTGGCGCGAACTCTACTTGCTCTCGGTGCTCGATCGCTGGGACGACGAACGGATCGCTGCCGTGACCGGACTCCTCCCGGACGAAGTCCGGGCCATCGTTCGGGCGACCGCTCGCTTTCTCCATGCGTGGCTGCACGAGCTGGCCAGCGAGCAGGCGCCGAGAGAGGGGTGACACCATGCGGAGAAACGAGGAAGTCGCAGTCCTACTCGAACATATCGCAGAACTCTTGATGCTGAAGAACGAAAATCCGTACAAGATCCGCGCTTACACGATTGCCGCTCAGAATATCCGCGACCTGGACGCCGACATCGAAGAGTTCGCCCGCCAGGGTAGGCTGGACGAGATTCCCGGTGTCGGTAAGGCGATCGCGGCGAAGATCGAGGAGTACCTGCGTACCGGAAAACTCGAATATTACGAGGAGCTGAAGCGAGAAGTGCCGGTTCAAGCCGTCAACCTCCTCGAAGTCCCTGGCATCGGCCCCGCTCGCGCGCACGTCTTGTACGAAAA from the Thermomicrobium sp. 4228-Ro genome contains:
- the arcC gene encoding carbamate kinase; this translates as MKRLVVALGGNAIIQAGQRGTAEEQQANVDLTCRQLAELVAAGYELIITHGNGPQVGNLLVKNELAREVVPPVPLHWCVAQTQATIGFMIQQALGAELQQRGIERVVATLVTRTEVSPDDPAWREPTKPIGLYYPEERARAIMAATGQVWKPQGSRGWRRVVPSPDPIAIVDRPAIELLLGAGAIVVACGGGGIPVVRRTDGRYEGVEAVIDKDLAAALLAHELGADALVILTDVPSVMLYYGTPEARPLEKVTVEELRRYQADGHFASGSMGPKVEAAIRFVSRKPGRRAVIAALDHAREAVEGRSGTQVIG
- a CDS encoding DUF1116 domain-containing protein; amino-acid sequence: MSEQIRALLQDKPNVINVGLELFAQAVRQQGGAVQSVDWKPPLVEPARGALPLFNDPLIAAANQDAVTRMMRAQPVVVGVARARDVIPGMTERTFLHAGPPIDWQHASGPLRGALIGGMLFEGFATTPEEAIRKLESGYIELAPNHEHSAVGPMAGVITPSMPVYIAVNASGENRAYTNFNEGIGKVMRMGAYAPEVIDRLRWISTVLAPLVGRALERSGGIDLRNIIAQALQMGDECHNRNKAATSLFYREIAPYLVECDAPTSDIAAVLRFINANDHFFVNLAMVAAKVMADAAHDVPGSTLVTTLSRNGTEFGIRVSGLGNRWFTGPANVPRGLYFAGFGPDDANPDIGDSAITETAGFGGFALAGAPAIVQFIGGTPVDAVRATLEMYEITVAEHEIFRIPALDFRGTPVGIDLRAVIRSGVLPVIDTGIAHREPGIGQVGAGIVRPPERCFVEAYRAVERAYLTGTFRNAEATERSR